The Primulina tabacum isolate GXHZ01 chromosome 10, ASM2559414v2, whole genome shotgun sequence region GATTTTAGGGtagatattattatttaaattttaatgaaaTAGAGCATTAATACGGCTACTAAATAATTTAGGGTTCCACTGTACATCTTTCTCCATCACTTCATACTTGCTTCCCGCGTTTCTCTCTCACATAGAGGCACACACACTGTTTCTTTCATTCAGGAAAACCCTCAAAGTCCGACATGTTCCTCCAATTTCCatcaaatttttatcattaaatttaaatcattttttaaagAAACCATTTTTACTTTAGTGGGAAGCTCCACAGAGAGAGAAACAAGTTAAAGCTATGAGTCTTTTGCAGCCTTTCTTCTCTCCATCTCTCCTATTTTTTGGCTGACATATttctttctctctctttttttttttctataataTAAAGTTCCTCTCTTGATTTCAGATCTTCTGTGCACTTTCAacttttatttaatcattatattATCAGAATTATACAATTTTGAAAGTCTAGTTACTGTTGTTCTAGCTGACACTCTAGTTTTGAAATTTTGTGTCTCGAGGGTTTCAACTGAGGGTTGGGTTTGTTTCGGTATTGGAAATGTTGGAATATGAATGGGGGAATCCTTCAACGATCATGATTTCTGGGGACGAATCGATGCAAGATTCGGAACAAAACCGCCAATTTTTCGATCCTTACACCACCCCAAACTTTTCTGAAACCACGGGTTTTGTTCACGCTGAGACACACTTCGGCGCCGCCGCCGCAGCTCACCACCTGCAGTATCATCATCCTCAGGTCCAGAACACTAACACCCATATCAATCATTTTTACGATACTCGTGTATGTGGCGGTCTTTCTTCGTCATATCAGGCAGCACCGCCGTCTTCCATGCTCAGTCTTGAGCCCTTCTGTCCGACGGGGTTCGTGGTGGTGCCGAAGAGTGAACCGATGGTCGGAGGGCTGGAATTCAACCCTGAGCTTAGTGTAAACGCGAGTAGAATCGGGCTTAATTTGGGCGGCAGGACTTACTTCGCCTCTTCCGAGGATGATTTTGTGAACCGGCTGTACCGCCGTTCGAGGATTCTCGAACCCGGTCCCGCGAACTCCCCCAGGTGCCAAGCCGAGGGCTGCAACGCCGACCTTAGCCATGCTAAACACTACCACCGCCGCCACAAGGTTTGTGAGTTCCACTCCAAAGCCGCCACCGTCGTGGCCGCCGGTTTGACTCAGCGGTTCTGCCAACAATGCAGCAGGTTTCGTTTGTTTGAAAATCACTAAAACTCCCTCGTAGTTTCCCATAATAACGTTCACAGTGGATAGAAAATATCGTTCAGGTTTTATATCTTGTGCTGTAGGGTCACCGGAGCTGCTGCTACTACTAATCATAAGAATTAGAATTAACTTTGCCTTCTATCAAAGGACATATCATACACAGAAATACGGACGCACAATTCTGGGTGGGTTTTTAGGatttacattttaaaatcatgaagtaaatttttttttatattttgtctACTCCATGGTTGGCACATTGGTGAACAATTCCCATGCATTTCTCGTTCTTGCAATATTCTGCAGTAATTTCAGGCATTGATTAGTCGCAAAAGTTGCAATGATCGATTATGATGGGGAAAAAAAGGTACTTTGAAATTTGCAGCCACGGCGAGTTAATATTAAACGAACTGACTAAACTGCCCTCTTGGGGTGTGAAATACACCAATGATTGAGTTCGGCCTTTCTCTTCCGTGCATGGGGTGATCCCGAGGTCATATTCGTCCTTAAATTAATATTGCCCGTCAATTTTGATT contains the following coding sequences:
- the LOC142505703 gene encoding squamosa promoter-binding-like protein 8, coding for MLEYEWGNPSTIMISGDESMQDSEQNRQFFDPYTTPNFSETTGFVHAETHFGAAAAAHHLQYHHPQVQNTNTHINHFYDTRVCGGLSSSYQAAPPSSMLSLEPFCPTGFVVVPKSEPMVGGLEFNPELSVNASRIGLNLGGRTYFASSEDDFVNRLYRRSRILEPGPANSPRCQAEGCNADLSHAKHYHRRHKVCEFHSKAATVVAAGLTQRFCQQCSRFHLLSEFDNGKRSCRKRLADHNRRRRKSQQNNQETGSSNKSQLENSGPNSSNSEYLAARSPPDSEPHSSSVTVAISPPRISLDCLGQRYYRNGTGTASSPTASTRSLYFSNPS